The following proteins are encoded in a genomic region of Lutra lutra chromosome 16, mLutLut1.2, whole genome shotgun sequence:
- the LOC125087773 gene encoding keratin-associated protein 4-4-like isoform X2, giving the protein MVNSCCGSVCSDQGCGEESCCRPSCCQTTCCRTTCCRPSCCVCCTSSCCRPTCCQTTCCRTTCCRPSCCVSSCCRPFCCGSSCCRPSCCISSCCRPSCCGSSCCGSSCCRPCCCTSSCCRPTCCQTTCCRTTCCRPSCCVSSCCRPSCCGSSCCRPSCCGSSCCRPTCCQTTCCRTTCCRPSCCVSSCCRPSCC; this is encoded by the exons ATGGTCAACTCCTGTTGTGGCTCCGTCTGCTCTGACCAGGGCTGTGGCGAGGAGTCCTGCTGCCGCCCCAGCTGCTGCCagaccacctgctgcaggaccacctgctgccgccccagctgctgtgt ctgctgCACCTCTAGCTGCTGCCGCCCCACCTGCTGCCagaccacctgctgcaggaccacctgctgccgccccagctgctgtgtgtccagctgctgccgccccttctgctgtggctccagctgctgcaggcccagctgctgCATCTCTAGCTGCTGCCGCCCCtcctgctgtggctccagctgctgtggctccagctgctgcaggcccTGCTGCTGCACCTCTAGCTGCTGCCGCCCCACCTGCTGCCagaccacctgctgcaggaccacctgctgccgccccagctgctgtgtgtccagctgctgccgcccctcctgctgcggttccagctgctgcaggcccagctgctgtgggtccagctgctgccgccccacctgctgccagaccacctgctgcaggaccacctgctgccgccccagctgctgtgtgtccagctgctgccgccccagctgTTGCTAG
- the LOC125087773 gene encoding keratin-associated protein 4-4-like isoform X5 — translation MVNSCCGSVCSDQGCGEDCCVSSCCQPSCCGSSCCRPSCCTSSCCRPTCCQTTCCRTTCCRPSCCVCCRPTCCQTTCCRTTCCRPSCCVSSCCRPSCCGSSCCRPSCCGSSCCRPTCCQTTCCRTTCCRPSCCVSSCCRPSCC, via the exons ATGGTCAACTCCTGTTGTGGCTCCGTCTGCTCTGACCAGGGCTGTGGCGAGGA ctgctgtgtgtccagctgctgccagccctcctgctgtggctccagctgctgcaggcccagctgctgCACCTCTAGCTGCTGCCGCCCCACCTGCTGCCagaccacctgctgcaggaccacctgctgccgccccagctgctgtgt CTGCTGCCGCCCCACCTGCTGCCagaccacctgctgcaggaccacctgctgccgccccagctgctgtgtgtccagctgctgccgcccctcctgctgcggttccagctgctgcaggcccagctgctgtgggtccagctgctgccgccccacctgctgccagaccacctgctgcaggaccacctgctgccgccccagctgctgtgtgtccagctgctgccgccccagctgTTGCTAG
- the LOC125087773 gene encoding keratin-associated protein 4-4-like isoform X4, producing the protein MVNSCCGSVCSDQGCGEESCCRPSCCQTTCCRTTCCRPSCCVCCTSSCCRPTCCQTTCCRTTCCRPSCCVSSCCRPFCCGSSCCRPSCCRPTCCQTTCCRTTCCRPSCCVSSCCRPSCCGSSCCRPSCCGSSCCRPTCCQTTCCRTTCCRPSCCVSSCCRPSCC; encoded by the exons ATGGTCAACTCCTGTTGTGGCTCCGTCTGCTCTGACCAGGGCTGTGGCGAGGAGTCCTGCTGCCGCCCCAGCTGCTGCCagaccacctgctgcaggaccacctgctgccgccccagctgctgtgt ctgctgCACCTCTAGCTGCTGCCGCCCCACCTGCTGCCagaccacctgctgcaggaccacctgctgccgccccagctgctgtgtgtccagctgctgccgccccttctgctgtggctccagctgctgcaggc CTAGCTGCTGCCGCCCCACCTGCTGCCagaccacctgctgcaggaccacctgctgccgccccagctgctgtgtgtccagctgctgccgcccctcctgctgcggttccagctgctgcaggcccagctgctgtgggtccagctgctgccgccccacctgctgccagaccacctgctgcaggaccacctgctgccgccccagctgctgtgtgtccagctgctgccgccccagctgTTGCTAG
- the LOC125087773 gene encoding keratin-associated protein 4-4-like isoform X3, with amino-acid sequence MVNSCCGSVCSDQGCGEESCCRPSCCQTTCCRTTCCRPSCCVCCRPTCCQTTCCRTTCCRPSCCVSSCCRPFCCGSSCCRPSCCISSCCRPSCCGSSCCGSSCCRPCCCTSSCCRPTCCQTTCCRTTCCRPSCCVSSCCRPSCCGSSCCRPSCCGSSCCRPTCCQTTCCRTTCCRPSCCVSSCCRPSCC; translated from the exons ATGGTCAACTCCTGTTGTGGCTCCGTCTGCTCTGACCAGGGCTGTGGCGAGGAGTCCTGCTGCCGCCCCAGCTGCTGCCagaccacctgctgcaggaccacctgctgccgccccagctgctgtgt CTGCTGCCGCCCCACCTGCTGCCagaccacctgctgcaggaccacctgctgccgccccagctgctgtgtgtccagctgctgccgccccttctgctgtggctccagctgctgcaggcccagctgctgCATCTCTAGCTGCTGCCGCCCCtcctgctgtggctccagctgctgtggctccagctgctgcaggcccTGCTGCTGCACCTCTAGCTGCTGCCGCCCCACCTGCTGCCagaccacctgctgcaggaccacctgctgccgccccagctgctgtgtgtccagctgctgccgcccctcctgctgcggttccagctgctgcaggcccagctgctgtgggtccagctgctgccgccccacctgctgccagaccacctgctgcaggaccacctgctgccgccccagctgctgtgtgtccagctgctgccgccccagctgTTGCTAG